Proteins from a genomic interval of Granulicella sp. L56:
- a CDS encoding DegT/DnrJ/EryC1/StrS aminotransferase family protein, with product MTIPLSSTDITDAEIEAVTAVLRTSRLSLGPQMVAFEDAMANYIGTSHAIAVSSGTAGLHLCIKALGIGEGDEVIVPSFTFIAAANAIRYEGAQPVFVDIDAESLNMSPASIEQAITPKTRAILVVHTFGRPAEMEAIMDIASRHHLLVIEDACEAIGATYQGRKAGSFGDAAVFAFYPNKQITTGEGGMVVTRRSELAAHIRALRNQGRYDSTDWLQHAEVGYNYRLSEINCALGLAQLQRIEAILQQRDKVARQYQQSLAEINGLILPATDVPGIRISWFVYVVRLEATLTEAGRDSIVAKLTNAGIGCGRYFAPIHMQPSYAAWRNSAALPVTEAHASRTIALPFFNRITEDEIAQVSDTLRSALLQIQDR from the coding sequence ATGACGATCCCTCTCTCCTCCACGGACATTACCGACGCCGAAATCGAAGCCGTCACTGCTGTTTTGCGTACCTCGCGGCTCAGCCTCGGGCCGCAGATGGTAGCGTTCGAAGATGCGATGGCGAATTACATTGGCACTTCGCACGCCATCGCTGTCAGTTCAGGAACCGCCGGGCTGCATCTCTGCATCAAGGCGCTCGGCATCGGCGAAGGCGACGAGGTCATCGTACCTTCCTTCACCTTCATCGCCGCCGCCAACGCCATTCGCTACGAGGGTGCCCAGCCTGTCTTCGTCGACATCGATGCCGAATCGCTGAATATGTCTCCTGCCAGCATCGAGCAGGCAATCACTCCAAAGACCCGCGCAATCCTCGTCGTGCACACCTTCGGTCGTCCTGCCGAGATGGAGGCCATCATGGACATCGCCAGCCGCCATCATCTTCTCGTTATCGAAGACGCCTGCGAAGCCATCGGCGCAACCTATCAGGGACGCAAGGCTGGCTCGTTCGGCGACGCCGCAGTCTTCGCCTTCTACCCCAACAAGCAGATCACGACCGGCGAAGGCGGCATGGTCGTCACTCGACGATCAGAGCTGGCAGCGCACATCCGCGCACTGCGCAACCAGGGCCGCTACGACAGCACGGACTGGCTGCAACACGCTGAAGTCGGCTACAACTATCGCCTCTCGGAGATCAACTGCGCCCTCGGCCTCGCGCAGCTTCAGCGAATCGAAGCCATACTGCAACAGCGCGATAAAGTAGCCCGTCAATATCAGCAGTCCCTCGCAGAAATAAATGGCCTCATCCTCCCTGCAACAGACGTCCCCGGCATACGCATCAGTTGGTTCGTCTACGTCGTCCGCCTCGAAGCCACATTGACAGAAGCAGGCCGTGACAGCATCGTTGCCAAGCTAACCAACGCAGGCATCGGCTGCGGACGCTACTTCGCTCCCATCCATATGCAACCGAGCTATGCTGCATGGCGCAACTCGGCTGCACTTCCTGTAACCGAAGCACACGCCAGCCGCACCATCGCCCTTCCTTTCTTCAATCGCATCACCGAAGATGAAATTGCACAGGTTAGCGATACTCTGCGCAGTGCACTTCTCCAGATACAAGATAGATAG
- a CDS encoding tetratricopeptide repeat protein, translating to MRSYWRAVALLIFCSATGRVGLCQRADEASAHAPDLQQRYDAAQRAQSAGDLATATGEYRGFLTDTLRHLADGYVRAGDYPGGAKFFEEALAVVPEDKATDLRLAYAQAALLARDIPTAKSQASAVVAADPDSSTGRLIFGEALLQTDENEEARKQLEVAVALDPNYKNGLALATAYLALSNTKDASKLFNEMSAGFGNTAAIHLDFGRAYAEAGNPDLAIEEFKKAIALNPRLPEAHYCLGASYLLSQGQVGFPEAVKEFYRELELNPNDYFSLAQLGYIAFNDRRFPEAEEDLKRAASLDPRNPDNPLLLGQIYIQLNRPADAALALRKAIALSTDLSRNHYQVQRAHYLLGRLLVQTGHVDEAKQEMQISASLLKMNSLRDQARMTGAPISDAASIAPFQRPPDPAPMDVKARQALDDFTKRAVPAIADSYNNLGAMAAGASEFATATGYFAKAAKWNSSLEGLDYNWGRAAFSAQLYAQAVPPLSRYLAAHPQESGARRVLGISYFMVKDYAAVVQTLRPIESSLATTPQLASMYAQSLAHTEKKGTDVQP from the coding sequence ATGAGAAGTTATTGGCGAGCTGTGGCGTTGCTGATCTTCTGCTCTGCCACAGGTAGGGTGGGCCTTTGCCAGCGAGCGGATGAAGCGTCTGCGCACGCTCCCGATCTTCAGCAGAGGTATGATGCCGCCCAACGAGCTCAATCGGCTGGCGATCTGGCTACTGCCACAGGAGAATATCGGGGCTTTCTAACGGACACGCTTCGCCATCTTGCCGACGGTTACGTTCGAGCAGGAGATTATCCTGGCGGAGCGAAGTTCTTTGAAGAAGCGCTGGCTGTTGTCCCCGAGGATAAGGCCACTGATCTGCGCCTCGCCTATGCTCAGGCAGCTCTTTTAGCTCGGGATATTCCCACAGCAAAGTCTCAGGCATCAGCCGTTGTTGCAGCCGATCCTGATAGTTCAACCGGGCGGTTGATTTTTGGCGAGGCGCTGTTGCAAACCGACGAAAATGAGGAAGCTCGCAAGCAGTTGGAAGTCGCAGTTGCTCTGGACCCGAACTACAAAAATGGACTGGCTTTGGCGACAGCCTATCTTGCGTTGTCCAATACGAAAGACGCCTCGAAGCTATTCAATGAAATGTCTGCTGGCTTTGGCAATACCGCGGCAATTCACCTGGACTTTGGCCGGGCCTATGCCGAGGCGGGGAATCCCGATCTTGCCATCGAAGAATTCAAGAAAGCCATCGCGCTCAATCCTCGTTTGCCTGAGGCGCATTACTGTCTCGGCGCTTCGTATCTGCTCAGTCAGGGGCAGGTCGGATTTCCGGAGGCGGTTAAAGAGTTTTATCGCGAACTGGAGTTGAACCCGAATGACTATTTCAGCCTGGCGCAACTCGGCTATATAGCATTCAATGACCGTCGATTTCCTGAAGCAGAAGAAGATCTGAAACGTGCGGCAAGCCTCGATCCACGCAATCCCGATAATCCTCTGTTGCTGGGCCAGATATACATTCAACTGAACCGGCCAGCGGATGCGGCGCTGGCTCTGCGCAAAGCTATCGCCCTGAGCACGGATCTCTCTCGCAATCATTACCAAGTGCAGCGTGCCCACTACCTACTGGGACGGCTACTCGTGCAAACCGGTCATGTCGATGAAGCGAAGCAGGAGATGCAGATCTCCGCGAGCCTGCTGAAGATGAATTCGCTGCGAGACCAGGCGAGAATGACTGGCGCTCCTATAAGTGACGCGGCCAGTATTGCACCGTTCCAGCGCCCGCCCGATCCCGCACCGATGGACGTGAAGGCACGGCAGGCCTTGGACGACTTCACAAAGCGTGCTGTGCCAGCCATTGCGGACAGCTACAACAATCTCGGAGCCATGGCTGCGGGAGCCAGCGAGTTCGCAACGGCAACCGGGTACTTCGCGAAAGCTGCGAAGTGGAATTCGTCGCTCGAAGGGCTCGACTATAACTGGGGCAGGGCAGCGTTTTCTGCACAGCTTTATGCCCAGGCAGTGCCGCCGCTGAGCCGCTACCTTGCTGCGCATCCGCAGGAGTCAGGTGCGAGGCGGGTTCTCGGCATCAGCTACTTCATGGTCAAGGACTATGCTGCCGTGGTGCAGACACTTCGGCCTATCGAGTCATCGCTTGCAACTACTCCACAACTGGCGAGCATGTACGCTCAGTCACTGGCGCATACAGAGAAGAAGGGTACAGATGTTCAACCCTGA
- a CDS encoding polysaccharide biosynthesis protein, with the protein MTPLLKTHLAAPDWHAFLRREIPSGSKTGRERSLGLLAGKRVLITGAGGCIGSALAKAMVQSGVRELILLDTSEGALYNIHQALVGLKMKSPHFPILASVGDTAAITSLFERHRPEIVFHAAAFKHVPLMEENPFAAVANNALGTQILAETAAKYGCEQLLMVSTDKAVAPSSIMGASKRIAELVLLAASPTVPTSMKAVRLGNVLGSSGSVVPLFERQIAQGGPVTVSHPDVRRYFMTLTEAVDTLLGALSPEAPTGVSVPDLGEPIRILDLAQFLIGQQQVPIVFTELRPGDKMEESLISPAESYRNASSGSLRAVNSPALSSDELSSSLNDLRIAILQNDLPSLLETVQRIVPEYRPSLFLRTASAAMVNA; encoded by the coding sequence TTGACTCCGCTACTAAAAACCCATCTCGCCGCTCCTGACTGGCACGCATTCCTGCGGCGGGAGATTCCGTCCGGATCAAAGACCGGGCGCGAGCGATCTCTTGGGCTTCTGGCCGGAAAACGAGTCCTGATCACCGGCGCGGGTGGCTGTATCGGCTCAGCGCTGGCAAAGGCCATGGTGCAGTCAGGCGTGCGCGAGCTAATTCTGCTCGATACCTCTGAAGGAGCTCTCTACAACATTCATCAGGCTCTCGTCGGCCTGAAAATGAAGTCGCCGCACTTCCCTATCCTGGCCAGCGTCGGCGATACTGCGGCAATCACCAGCCTGTTCGAGCGTCATCGGCCGGAGATCGTGTTCCACGCCGCCGCCTTCAAGCATGTGCCGCTGATGGAGGAGAATCCCTTTGCCGCCGTGGCTAACAACGCCCTCGGCACCCAAATCCTTGCAGAGACAGCGGCAAAATACGGGTGCGAGCAATTACTGATGGTCTCGACAGATAAAGCGGTCGCCCCATCGAGCATCATGGGGGCCTCCAAGCGCATCGCCGAGCTAGTCCTGCTTGCGGCCTCTCCCACAGTTCCCACGAGCATGAAAGCGGTACGCCTGGGCAATGTGTTGGGCTCCTCGGGCAGCGTAGTTCCCCTCTTTGAGCGCCAGATCGCGCAGGGCGGCCCGGTCACGGTCTCGCACCCCGACGTACGCCGCTATTTCATGACGCTCACCGAAGCCGTGGACACTCTCCTCGGGGCGTTGTCGCCTGAAGCGCCTACCGGTGTCTCCGTGCCGGATCTGGGAGAGCCGATCCGCATCCTCGATCTCGCGCAATTCTTGATCGGCCAGCAGCAGGTGCCGATCGTCTTCACCGAACTCCGTCCCGGAGATAAGATGGAAGAGTCCTTGATCTCTCCGGCAGAGTCGTATCGAAATGCCTCAAGCGGCTCGCTGCGTGCGGTCAACAGCCCCGCGCTTTCTTCAGACGAGCTTTCTTCTTCACTAAACGATCTGCGAATAGCCATACTGCAAAACGACCTGCCTTCTCTGCTTGAAACAGTGCAACGCATCGTGCCGGAATATCGCCCCAGCCTCTTCCTCCGCACAGCCTCTGCCGCAATGGTGAATGCATGA
- a CDS encoding CRTAC1 family protein produces MFNPETVIRRGLRAVAAMMLLSITASAQSSSVSGVRFRDIGPQAGLTTVPHSAPVKQYLVEMMGGGVGLLDCDNDGKLDIVTVTDSTVDSYLHGGDLMVTLYHQDTKPGGPIHFTDVTLAFGLATRGWGMGIAIGDFDNDGLPDIYVTGYGHNVLYRNLGGCKFEDVTAQQKVGGGGFSAGAAWADYDRDGKLDLFVSRYVDTDLNHLPKPGERAFQYQGLPMEVPVLNGETDLLFHNNGGSFDEVAQKAGVDNPDKRLGMGVVWGDYDHDGWPDLFVNNDMGPNFLYRNKHDGTFEEDGLISGTALSAEGRSMGNMAADFADYDRTGALDLVVTRYGYQPMSLYKNQGETGFTDRAAVAGLTQASDQLVAWGAGFADFGNNGWPDIFVANGNVSSMVDNLPHDLKYREPIHLYRNQRDGTFHEVADASGLNDGPLHSRRGTAFGDINNDGNVDVVVYNVGGPPSLFLNETKNANHRVLFRLVGKKSNRSAIGARATVTAGMLVQIDEVRAGGSYLSSNDQRLHFGLGAATTMKQVKIEWPSGATEELHDIAADKLYTIVEGEGITQTVELNEPGN; encoded by the coding sequence ATGTTCAACCCTGAAACTGTCATTCGCAGAGGCCTGCGCGCGGTTGCGGCGATGATGCTCCTCTCAATCACAGCGTCTGCGCAAAGTTCGTCTGTGTCGGGGGTACGCTTTCGCGATATCGGCCCACAGGCTGGCCTCACCACCGTGCCGCACTCCGCTCCGGTGAAGCAGTATCTGGTAGAGATGATGGGCGGCGGAGTTGGATTGCTGGACTGTGATAACGACGGCAAGCTGGATATTGTTACGGTAACCGATTCCACAGTGGATAGCTATCTTCATGGCGGCGACCTGATGGTGACGCTCTACCATCAAGATACGAAGCCAGGTGGGCCTATACACTTCACCGATGTCACGCTTGCGTTCGGGCTGGCCACGCGCGGCTGGGGAATGGGCATCGCCATTGGGGACTTCGACAACGATGGACTGCCCGATATCTACGTCACCGGCTATGGCCATAATGTGCTCTACCGCAACCTCGGCGGATGCAAGTTTGAAGATGTCACGGCACAGCAGAAGGTAGGCGGCGGAGGTTTCAGTGCCGGGGCAGCGTGGGCGGACTATGACCGCGACGGCAAACTCGATCTTTTCGTCTCTCGCTATGTGGACACCGATCTGAACCATCTGCCGAAGCCTGGCGAAAGGGCATTTCAGTATCAGGGGCTACCGATGGAGGTGCCGGTGCTGAACGGGGAGACCGATCTGCTCTTCCATAACAATGGCGGCAGCTTCGATGAGGTGGCTCAGAAGGCAGGCGTCGATAACCCCGATAAGCGGCTCGGCATGGGCGTCGTCTGGGGAGACTATGACCACGATGGCTGGCCCGATCTCTTCGTCAACAACGACATGGGGCCGAATTTTCTGTACCGCAACAAACATGACGGCACGTTTGAAGAGGATGGCCTCATCTCCGGTACAGCGTTGAGCGCTGAAGGCCGCTCCATGGGCAACATGGCAGCGGATTTTGCGGACTACGACCGCACCGGCGCGCTCGATCTTGTTGTCACTCGCTATGGATATCAGCCGATGAGCCTCTATAAAAATCAGGGCGAGACCGGCTTTACGGACCGCGCTGCGGTAGCAGGTTTGACGCAGGCTTCAGACCAGCTTGTGGCATGGGGAGCAGGCTTCGCAGACTTCGGCAACAACGGCTGGCCGGATATCTTTGTTGCCAATGGCAATGTCAGCTCCATGGTCGACAACCTGCCGCACGACCTGAAGTACCGCGAGCCGATTCATCTGTACCGGAACCAGCGCGATGGTACGTTTCACGAGGTTGCCGATGCCTCAGGCCTGAACGATGGGCCATTGCATTCGCGACGGGGCACGGCGTTTGGTGATATCAATAACGACGGCAATGTGGACGTGGTGGTCTACAACGTGGGTGGGCCGCCGTCCCTGTTTTTGAACGAGACGAAGAATGCGAACCATCGTGTCCTCTTCCGTTTGGTAGGCAAAAAGAGTAATCGCTCTGCGATCGGCGCGCGTGCCACGGTCACTGCCGGAATGCTGGTTCAGATTGATGAGGTGCGTGCCGGGGGAAGTTATCTGTCCTCGAACGACCAGCGGCTTCACTTCGGCCTTGGAGCCGCCACGACGATGAAACAGGTGAAGATCGAATGGCCCAGCGGAGCGACCGAGGAACTGCACGATATTGCGGCAGACAAGCTTTATACCATCGTTGAGGGGGAAGGCATCACGCAGACG
- a CDS encoding carboxypeptidase-like regulatory domain-containing protein — MWRQAAMGLAFIFALFLVSLPSADAQVSATLNGTVTDSTGAVVPGADVTLTNEATKEARNSVSNDSGYFAFPALLPSTYTVKIDAKGFKSYERHGIVLHAADLIKLSDLTLTIGQTNETVTVEANTQIIPVENGQRAAILDFKDIQQLAIQGRNLSELLKVLPGVTNTPNGLNNGSQFDPTVVSVGSSAVGNGLNANGAVNRGGTSQLSDGVDVDDPGCDCNSIAILNPDMTQEVSVQTSNFGADAPRGPVVINAISKSGGADYHGEGYFYARNDILNANDWQSDNAGTPKGSAHYYYPGGNFGGPVPFTHKKLRFWTGYERILQNTGNSNRLQSFIPTADMMAGNFTNTAANMAFCQGPLLATNTNGCNDLTGTVLPDGTIIGQGSRAAGIIPAQFLDPGATSLASIWPAANANPATTKGGFNYNQVIPGTHNGYLFRARVDYNLSDKTSFFVSYQYGQDAAPSQGNGAHIYWTPGNAIPYPGGGLISSSFSKSIAGHFTHIFSPTLTNEFIASWGWGNFPVGPPSASGAYKTTLKYPTSYGTIFNTGSQLIPSYSSAGTLTFPDFSQQDIFESANGKYLVRKEMPAFSDDMTKVINTHTIKFGVYAENVGNIQGASESPNGALNSFSAGGTLQKNVLTGNLLGSPNNPTANFVLGNVTSYGENNASPVSDMAYQTFSFYVNDSWKATQRLNIEYGVRFDHIGHWYDRQGNGLAVFIPSLVASDKASGKLDPGVYWHGINPGIPKSGQPDRFLLVSPRFGVSYDLFGTGKTLIRGGWGIYRFTDQYNDYTGALTTAQSIQSYGLPGGSFALLSQIGSIPKPTVGGPGYINGSVNALNPTDYGVPESRAYNLTVSQQAPWKSLVEVAYVGSSSSQLVMGGESTSGSGFAEFTNQNKVPLGAFYLPDPNTGIVSPNPEQLGGPGSPNNVEADYRPYGSTYGTNQILVNTNSGYANYNGLQLSWVKRSDRLTFNFNGTWSKTLGVGQQIDPFSLRGNYGVLSIDRPYAFNSSYSYNFLRVYNGDSHIISGVANGWTLSGITSWQSGGNLQAINSPNFGLSITGKGDATYFGTSAPKLIMPVLTCDAGANLKSMQRVNESCFAAPAVGSNGPRNLPYYRMADFFDTDLAAYKTFHVTEHQTLQFRASAFNWINHPLPQFSGGNQLALHYNNDLSVNTGSNSKTLGFLDTKTGAHAQRTMELALKYNF; from the coding sequence TTGTGGCGACAGGCAGCAATGGGCCTGGCGTTTATTTTTGCTTTGTTCCTGGTCTCGCTGCCCAGCGCGGATGCCCAGGTATCGGCAACCCTCAATGGAACGGTAACGGATTCGACGGGCGCGGTTGTTCCCGGTGCGGACGTTACTTTGACCAATGAGGCCACCAAGGAGGCCCGCAACAGCGTCAGCAACGACAGCGGGTACTTTGCCTTTCCGGCGTTGCTGCCCTCAACCTATACGGTCAAGATCGACGCGAAGGGCTTCAAGTCCTATGAGCGTCACGGCATCGTGCTGCACGCGGCCGATCTCATCAAGCTCTCCGATCTGACGTTGACCATCGGTCAGACCAACGAGACAGTTACCGTCGAAGCGAATACGCAGATCATCCCGGTCGAAAATGGCCAGCGGGCTGCGATTCTCGACTTCAAGGACATTCAACAGCTCGCCATCCAGGGCCGCAACCTTTCAGAACTGCTGAAGGTGCTTCCCGGCGTCACCAACACTCCCAATGGTCTCAACAACGGTTCGCAGTTTGATCCTACGGTTGTCAGCGTCGGTTCGAGCGCGGTCGGTAACGGCTTGAATGCCAACGGTGCGGTCAACCGTGGTGGTACCAGCCAGCTTTCCGACGGCGTCGACGTCGACGATCCCGGTTGCGATTGCAACTCGATCGCGATTCTGAACCCCGATATGACGCAGGAAGTCAGCGTCCAGACCTCGAACTTCGGTGCGGACGCTCCGCGTGGTCCGGTCGTCATCAATGCCATCAGCAAATCAGGCGGCGCCGATTATCACGGCGAAGGCTATTTTTATGCTCGCAACGATATCTTAAACGCCAATGACTGGCAGAGCGACAACGCAGGAACGCCCAAGGGAAGCGCTCACTACTACTACCCTGGCGGCAACTTTGGCGGCCCGGTTCCGTTTACCCATAAGAAGCTCCGGTTCTGGACTGGCTACGAACGCATCCTGCAGAACACGGGTAACTCGAACCGCCTTCAGTCCTTTATCCCTACCGCTGACATGATGGCGGGTAACTTTACCAATACTGCTGCAAATATGGCATTTTGCCAGGGCCCTCTGCTCGCAACGAACACCAATGGCTGTAACGACCTGACCGGAACGGTTCTGCCCGATGGAACCATCATCGGTCAGGGTAGCCGTGCCGCTGGAATCATCCCTGCTCAATTCCTCGATCCGGGAGCTACCTCTCTTGCCAGCATCTGGCCTGCAGCTAACGCCAACCCTGCCACAACCAAGGGTGGATTCAACTACAACCAGGTCATCCCCGGAACCCACAACGGTTACCTTTTCCGCGCTCGCGTGGACTACAACCTCAGTGACAAGACCAGCTTCTTTGTCTCCTACCAGTATGGTCAGGACGCCGCTCCCTCACAGGGCAATGGCGCTCACATCTACTGGACGCCAGGCAACGCCATTCCCTATCCCGGCGGCGGTCTGATCAGCAGCTCCTTCTCGAAGTCGATTGCCGGTCACTTTACCCATATCTTCAGCCCGACGCTCACCAATGAGTTCATCGCGAGCTGGGGCTGGGGAAACTTCCCGGTTGGCCCGCCCTCTGCTTCGGGCGCGTACAAGACGACGCTTAAATATCCGACCAGCTACGGAACCATCTTCAACACCGGTTCTCAGTTGATTCCGTCCTACTCCAGTGCGGGAACTTTGACCTTCCCGGACTTCTCGCAGCAGGACATCTTCGAGTCGGCAAATGGCAAGTATCTCGTTCGCAAAGAGATGCCTGCGTTCTCCGACGATATGACCAAGGTCATCAACACGCACACCATCAAGTTCGGCGTCTATGCTGAAAATGTTGGCAATATTCAGGGTGCATCGGAGTCTCCGAATGGCGCACTGAACAGCTTTAGCGCTGGTGGTACCTTGCAGAAAAATGTTCTTACCGGCAATCTGCTCGGTTCACCAAACAACCCGACCGCAAACTTCGTGCTGGGCAACGTCACCAGCTACGGCGAGAATAATGCCTCGCCGGTCAGCGACATGGCCTATCAAACGTTCTCTTTCTACGTGAATGATTCATGGAAGGCGACACAGCGTCTCAACATCGAGTACGGTGTTCGCTTCGACCACATTGGCCACTGGTACGATCGCCAGGGCAATGGCCTTGCGGTCTTCATTCCTTCACTCGTTGCGTCCGACAAGGCGTCCGGCAAGCTCGATCCCGGCGTCTACTGGCATGGCATCAACCCCGGCATTCCCAAGAGCGGCCAGCCGGACCGGTTCCTTCTGGTCTCTCCACGCTTCGGAGTCTCCTATGACCTCTTTGGCACAGGCAAGACCCTGATCCGCGGCGGATGGGGCATCTACCGCTTTACCGATCAATACAACGACTACACCGGCGCTTTGACAACGGCACAGAGCATCCAGAGCTATGGTCTGCCTGGCGGCAGCTTCGCTCTGCTCTCTCAGATTGGCTCGATCCCCAAGCCTACTGTTGGAGGTCCCGGATATATCAACGGTTCGGTCAACGCACTTAATCCAACAGACTATGGCGTCCCTGAAAGCCGTGCTTACAACCTGACGGTCTCGCAGCAGGCACCTTGGAAATCGTTGGTAGAAGTTGCCTACGTCGGCAGCTCCAGTTCGCAACTTGTGATGGGCGGCGAAAGCACCTCCGGCAGCGGGTTTGCCGAATTCACCAACCAGAATAAGGTTCCTCTCGGGGCTTTCTACTTACCAGACCCGAACACAGGTATCGTCTCGCCCAATCCGGAGCAGCTTGGTGGGCCGGGATCGCCAAACAACGTAGAGGCGGACTATCGCCCCTATGGCTCAACCTATGGAACCAACCAGATCCTCGTGAACACGAACTCGGGCTATGCCAACTACAACGGCTTGCAGTTGAGTTGGGTCAAGCGCTCGGACCGTCTCACGTTCAACTTCAACGGCACCTGGTCCAAGACTCTCGGAGTCGGTCAGCAGATCGATCCGTTCTCTCTCCGCGGCAACTATGGCGTTCTGAGCATCGACCGTCCTTATGCCTTCAACTCTTCCTACTCGTATAACTTCCTCAGGGTCTACAACGGCGATTCGCACATCATCAGTGGTGTGGCGAATGGCTGGACGCTCTCGGGCATTACGTCGTGGCAGTCCGGTGGCAACCTGCAGGCGATCAACAGCCCGAACTTTGGACTGTCGATCACAGGCAAAGGCGATGCTACCTATTTCGGTACTTCGGCTCCGAAGCTGATCATGCCGGTTCTGACCTGCGATGCGGGTGCTAATCTGAAGAGCATGCAGCGGGTAAACGAGTCTTGCTTTGCAGCTCCGGCAGTCGGAAGCAATGGGCCGCGGAACCTTCCTTACTACAGGATGGCGGACTTCTTCGACACCGACCTGGCTGCATACAAGACGTTCCATGTCACGGAGCATCAGACTCTTCAGTTCCGTGCCTCGGCGTTCAACTGGATCAACCATCCTCTGCCGCAGTTCAGCGGCGGCAACCAGTTGGCTCTCCACTACAACAACGACCTGTCGGTAAATACAGGCTCTAACTCCAAAACGCTTGGTTTCCTCGATACCAAGACTGGAGCACACGCACAACGCACCATGGAACTGGCTCTGAAGTACAACTTCTAG
- the neuC gene encoding UDP-N-acetylglucosamine 2-epimerase, translating into MKRTIAVVTSSRADYSHLYWPLKDLASHPDVDLKLIVLAAHLSPAFGNTVNEIEQDGFTIASRIECLLNSDTDTGMAKTLGLAVLGLADVLAQMRPDLLLLIADRYEMLAPASVALTLRIPVAHIEGGEISEGAIDDAVRNALTKMAHIHFTSTDAARARVISMGEEPWRVTRAGAPSLDHITRSQLLTRSQLEQALKIDLKQAPTVVAYHPVTLLQNTTEEADALFAALAQIKGQIIFCYPNADAGSHSLMQRTHEFIRQHTDAHVFVNLGAVTYWSLLKQAGLLLGNSSSGIMEAASFALPVVNVGLRQYGRERAPNVLDADPNVDSILDKISTAQSAAFHESLRGMTNLYGDGRAAERIVDVLTTVPIEGLLRKRASSVQS; encoded by the coding sequence ATGAAACGCACTATCGCTGTCGTCACCAGTTCGCGCGCGGACTATAGCCATCTCTACTGGCCACTAAAGGATCTCGCATCCCATCCTGACGTGGACTTAAAGCTCATCGTTCTCGCTGCACATCTCTCCCCGGCCTTCGGCAATACCGTGAACGAGATCGAACAGGACGGGTTCACTATAGCCTCGCGCATCGAGTGCCTGCTCAACTCCGACACCGACACTGGTATGGCGAAGACCCTCGGCCTCGCCGTACTTGGATTAGCCGACGTGCTCGCACAGATGCGCCCTGACCTTCTGCTGCTCATCGCAGACCGCTACGAGATGCTCGCGCCTGCGAGCGTCGCTCTGACACTGCGCATCCCGGTAGCTCACATCGAAGGCGGCGAGATTAGCGAAGGCGCCATCGACGACGCCGTCCGCAATGCTCTCACCAAGATGGCGCACATCCACTTCACCTCGACAGATGCAGCACGCGCGCGCGTCATCAGCATGGGCGAAGAGCCGTGGCGAGTGACCCGCGCGGGTGCGCCTTCGCTCGATCACATCACACGAAGCCAATTGCTGACGCGGTCACAGTTAGAGCAGGCGCTGAAGATAGACCTGAAACAAGCTCCAACCGTCGTGGCCTACCATCCCGTCACGCTCTTGCAGAACACGACCGAAGAAGCCGACGCCCTCTTCGCCGCGCTCGCACAGATCAAAGGGCAGATTATCTTCTGCTATCCCAACGCTGATGCAGGCAGCCATAGCCTGATGCAGCGCACCCATGAATTTATTCGGCAGCACACCGATGCGCATGTCTTTGTAAATCTCGGCGCTGTCACTTATTGGAGCCTGCTGAAACAGGCTGGCCTACTCCTCGGCAACTCCAGCAGCGGCATTATGGAAGCTGCATCGTTTGCGCTGCCCGTGGTCAACGTTGGCCTCAGGCAATATGGCCGCGAGCGAGCGCCCAACGTCCTCGACGCCGATCCCAATGTCGATTCCATCCTCGATAAAATCTCCACAGCGCAAAGCGCAGCCTTCCACGAATCGCTGCGCGGCATGACGAACCTCTATGGCGACGGCCGCGCCGCAGAACGAATCGTGGATGTCCTCACTACGGTTCCCATCGAAGGCTTACTTCGCAAGCGAGCCAGCTCCGTCCAATCATGA